TGTGGCCTATAGAAGTAAGCGGGAATTGGTATCGGCAGTTCACAAGAATCAAATTGCAGTCATTTACCTTCTATTTGTATCTTGTGTACTGTTATTACTTATTTCCCACATGGCGCAAATTTATCTGTGGGGTTTGGCCCTGTTTTATTTCAATGTTATTGATCATTTCCATGCGGCAATGGTTTATGCAGGTAGCACCTATACAACCGTGGGATTTGTGATTGATCCACTCCCGCTTCAATGGCAATTACTTTCAGTCATTATGGCTGTGTCAGGAATATTTTCCTTTGCGTGGAGTACGTCAATTATGTTTTCAATCTCACAGCAATTATTCAAAGTTCAAAAGTAAGCATCAATTTAATCATCTATACGTATGGAGAAAAAATGATCAAAAAATCTATTCTGAGTGTTGGCAAACGCGCGCTGTTTGCTTCTGTAGCAATCGCCTTGCTTGGTAATGCAAGTGCTACTGAATTTCTTGACCCGCCAACCATGGGCACCCCAAAAAATATTACTGTTTATGTTGCTAAAAAAGTAGTTACGATGGATCCATCAAATCCAACTGCTACAGCAGTAGCCGTTTCAGATGGCAAGATTCTTTCAGTCGGTTCTCTAGAGGATCTGAAATCATGGACAGATAAATACCCAACCCAAATTAATCGTCAGTTTGCGGATAAAGTGCTCTATCCAGGATTTGTGGACCCGCATGAGCATCCATTATTGGGTGGTTTGACATCTACTAGTTATCCTTTGACCTACTTCCCGCTTCCAAGTCCTTGGGGTAAACCATTTCCGGGTGTTAAAGATTTGTCAGCTGCTATTGCTAAGCTTAAGGAGTACTCTGCAGGAATTTCTAATCCTAATGAACCGCTATTAGCCTGGGGTTATGACATTGTTGCAATGAAGAAAATCCCGAATAAACAACTACTGGATGAGGTTTCTACGACAAGGCCAGTGTTTGTTTGGGATTCCTCTGAACACAACATTTTTCTGAATTCTGCTGCGCTGAAAAAATACATCACCAACCCGGATGAAGTAAAAAAAGTCATTGGCGTCGGAGTTGATCCTGATGGTAGCTTAAACGGTCAATTTTTGGGTGCGACCGCCAGCCCTCTGATTATTAAATATGCTGGCAAAGATTTATTTAGCCTCGAAAAGGTGGCTAAAGCATTGATGTATTCCAACGATATTGCTCAGCAGGCAGGCATTACCACTACCAGTGAGTTGACTTTCGGTGTATTTGATATCGAGGCCGAAAAAAAGCTCATGCAAAAATTCACAAGCTCCGACCTGACCTCTTTGCGAATTGAGGCTATCCCATATGCCATTCCTTTTGTTGATAAATATGGGGATCAGGCTGTAGCGCAGGTCCAAGAATTGCAAAAATTGAATACCGATCGTCTTTTTTATAAGGGTATTAAATTTATTAATGATGACGCTTTTTTAGCAAACACCATGAAAGTAAATAACCCTGGTTATATCGACGGTCATCAGGGAATCATGTTTTATCCAACTTACCAAGATTTTGCGAAAGTAATGCAGCCTTGGTGGAATGCAGGATTCCAGATCCACGTTCACTCAAATGGTAATGAGGGTAACGTAGAAGTTATCAATGCTTTGCAAGTGCTGCAGGATGAAAAGCCTCGCTTTGATCATCGCTTTACTTTTGAGCATCTAGGTATGCCCTCTACATCAGTAGTTCGTAAAATGAAAGTCTTGGGCGCAATTGCAAGTGTTAATCCTTCTTACTTTTATGACCGAGCTGGTCTTCAAGTTGAAACGGTTGGATCTGATCGTGCTGGATATCCAACTAGAGTTGGTCAGTTGCTAAGAGAGGGCGTTCCGGTTACCTTGCATTCTGATACACCGGTCACTCCCCCAGCACCGCTTACTCAGGCTTGGTCTGTGGTTACTCGACAAGGTCTTTATACCGGTAATAAAAAATGGGCTCCTGCTGAAGCGGTTACTCCAGAGCAGGCGATGAAAATGGTAACAATCGATGCAGCATATGCTCTCGGTCTAGAGAGCAAGGTTGGATCCATTGAGCCAGGTAAGTTTGCCGACTTTACTGTACTGGCGGCAGACCCCGTGACTGTGCCAAAAGAGAAGATCAAGGATGTGCCAGTTATTGGTACCGTTCTGGGTGGAAGATATATCCCTGTTACTGAGACCAAACAACCAAGACCATTCTGAGCTGATGATACGAAATAGTTGATTGCTCAAACCCTCATCAGAGATGGTGGGGGTTTTGCATTTAGGAATTACTCCCTTGGGGTTTTAATCATATTAAGGTAAAGAATGCCATCGAATACATTGACAGTTGCAGAGTATGTTGTTGAGCGTTTAGCGGACTTAGGTGTTGACCAGGTTTTTGGTGTTCCAGGCGATTACACTTTCCCTTTTGATGATGCGATTGAGGCATCCAAGCGAGTTAAGTGGGTTGTCTGTGCAAATGAACTTAATGCTGCTTATGCTGCTGATGGTTATGCGCGAGTTAATGGCGTTTCTATTCTTACTACAACCTATGGTGTAGGTGAGTTAAGCGCTATTAATGGCGTCATGGGTGCTAAGTCACAAAGACTTCCCGTATTTCATTTAGTTGGTGCTCCAAGTACGCAAATACAGAGACAGGGTTTAATTACTCACCACACTCTAGGTGATGGTGTGTACAACAATTTTCGTGGATTGTCTGAGGCAGCTTGCTGCGTATCCGCTCATTTAACTCCTGATAACGTCATCGAAGAGATGGAACGGGTTATTCGGGAAGCTTTGCGTTTGTGTGCACCAGCATACATCTGCGTACCTATGGATTTAGCCAAAATGCCCATCATTGGTAATCCGATTAAAGGGGTGCCACTAGCGCAGATCAGAAGAGTCCAAAGTGATCCTGCTGCATTGAATGCTGCTATCAACTTTATTCTTGGAAAAGTTCAAGCAAGCAAAAATGTTGTGGTGCTACCAACCCAGTTTGCTACTAATTACGGATTGACAGGCGCTTTACTTGCATTCTTGAATAAATCAAACTTTCCATTTGCTACTACACCTATGGATAAAGGGGTGATCTCTGAGGCGCACCCAAGTTATTTGGGTATCTATAACGGTATGAGCTCTGCCCCATCTAGCGTTAAGACTTTGGTAGAAAGTGCGGATCTCGTTTTAGATATTGGTGGCGTGGTATTTGAGGACTTCAACACCACCTTTTGGACTGATAGCCTTTCGAGTGCCAAGTTGCTCACCATAGGCGATCAATTTGTTCGCATGGGTAACACCATCTTTACGGGCGTCACTATGGGTGATGCGCTTCTTGGTTTAACTGAGCGGATTACTTCGGGGCCAAAGCTCAGTAACACCAATTCTCATTCGGTGATGCCATTAGTTGGCACTCCAACAGATCCAACCTCATCTGCTAATTTGTATCCACGAATTCAGAGAATGCTCAAATCGGGCGATATCTTGGTTGTTGAAACAGGTACTTGTGTGCTGCATACGACGCCAATGTTTCTCCCGGATGGCGTCGGTTTTCAAACGCAGACCTTGTGGGGATCTATTGGATGGGCAACACCTGCTGCAGAGGGTATTTGCATGGCCAACAAAAAGGGTAGGACCATTCTCGTTACTGGTGATGGCTCACATCAATTGACTGCCAATGAAATTGGGGTAATGGGTCGCTATGGCTTAAAGCCAATCATCTTTGTTTTGAATAATGCTATTTATGGTGTTGAGAATGTCCTAAGTGAAATCGGGCCTTCGTATGACGACTTAGCCAAATGGAATTATGCGCAAATACCGGCAGCGATGGGTTGCGGAGATTGGTTTGCTGCTAGAGTGGCTACCGTTGCCGAGCTTGATGCGGCAATTGAAAAAGCCAATACTTTTGATGGCGCCTCTTATATTGAGGTCATGATTCCTGCTTCCGAGAGTCAGCCATTACCACTCAACGTACAAAACCAAATTTATAGAACTAATATCCCTTCTTAAATCTAATATTGAATCTTAATCTTCAAACCTTGCGTGCCTCTATGAAAAATCTCAAACGATATTTCTTTATCTCTATCTCATTATTTTCTGCCCATGTCTTTGCAAATAATGCGACGGTATACTTTAATGGCGATATCCTCACTATGGAAGGCGATAAACCTCAGTATGTTGAGGCAGTTGTAGTGAAGGACGGCAAGATTGCCTTCACAGGCAACATGAAAGATGCAATGAGCCAAGCTGGCGCCAATCCATCAGTTCAGGATTTAAAAGGCAAGACCTTGCTGCCTAGTTTTATAGATGCATGGGGCCACTTTACTTTAATTGCTCAAAATACCTTGAGCGTTAACCTTGGCTATTTTTCAAATAAACCTCCCCATACCACTCAAGAGTTAATCGGCCGACTCAAGGCTGAGGCAAAACCATTAAATGGTTGGATTGTTGGTTCAGAATATGCGGATGCCTTTCTTGCAGATGGCCCGCTTACCATAGAACAATTAGACAAAGCATTCCCCAATCAACCAGTCTATGTAAATAATATTTCCACGATAGTGGGTATTGTTAATACCGAAGGTCTAAAGAAGCTTGGCTTTACTAAAGACACCAAAGTAGCGCAGGGAATGCTTCCGGTTGATCCAAAAACTGGCAAATTAACTGGAGTATTAATAGGCGATCCTAATTTCGAGGCAACTGCAAAGGTATTTGGGAAGTTTTCACGTGACTTAACGCTTCAGACTTATCGCAATGCTGAAAAGATATATCTCTCAAATGGTTTTACCACTGCGCAAAGCTATCAAACTACGGTTGAAGATATTCAGAACATGCGTCAAGCATCAGTAAGCAAGAAGATCGGCATCGATCTGGTTGCGTTACCGACCTATGATGTAGTGGATAAATTATTAGCCACCAACCCTAAGTATCCATTCGGTGTCTACACCGATGGTAAAGGGGGATTTAAGGTTGCCGGGATGATGGTTCCTACTGATGGCGCGCCACAATTACGCCTGGCTTATTTTAGTAAGTCTTATGCTGATACCGCGGGATTTCCGAACGGCTGGCGCGGTATAGATGCGGCACCACAAGAATTGGTGGATCGTTATGCAAAGTTAGCCTACGAGAAAAATATTCAATACTTTGGTTATTCCAATGGCGATGCTGGCATTGATATCACGCTATCTGCAATTTCGAAAGCTATTCGTGACACCGGCATTACAGATGACCGCAGAACTGCCATTTCACATTCCTTTTTTGTTCGCAATGATCAGTTAGATCAATATAAGAGCAATAAGATCATTGCTCAATTTATGCCTAATCATATTTGGATGTATGGCGATGTCTACAAAAAGATTCTAGGGGACGAGCGGGCTAATAATATGGTGCCGCTGGCTTGGGCTAAGCAAAAAGGGCTTCAAGCAGGTATTCATAATGACAATCCATCTTCAGGGCCAAGCGCATTATTTTCAATATGGACCGCAGTCAATCGTCAAATTTATGATGGTCAAACTTTAGGCGCTGATCAACGTACGGATCCATATACCGCTTTGCGTGGCTTTACTGCCGTACCAGCCTATATGTATAAAGAAGAGGCAAACAAGGGCACTATTACCCCTGGTAAATTTGCAGATTTGGTAGTGCTTGAGCGAAATCCATTGAAAGTCGAGCCAATGTCCATTAAAGACATTCAGGTACTTGAAACGATTAAGGACGGCAAGCAGTTATATGTTCGCCAATAGATATTTTGATGAAACAGGGAATTGAATAATATGAAAAAAGTAATCTCAGCTTTTGCTCTAGGTATATGTTTGGGCGGCGTTTCTTTTTCGGTGCTTGCAGATCCACCGGTAGCGCCTTTTTATGAGTCCGTTATGAAAATGGCCCCAGAAGGTAAATTGGGTCAAGTAATCAAAAAAGAACAAATTAAGACTTCCATTCATGGCGCTCAAGCATGGCGAGTTGCTTACATTTCCTCTGATGTAAATGACAAGAAGACCATTTCAACTGGTCTCATTGTGGCGCCTACTGGCCCAGCTCCAAAAGAGGGTAGGCCAATTATGTCTTGGGGACATGGCACAACTGGCACCGCACAGAATTGTGGCCCTTCACAAGTATTGAATCCCGCTGTGCCACTCAATGAGTACTACTTGATTGGTGGAAATTCTTGGACGGATTACGGAATTCCAAGTTTGCAAGAGTTCATCAGCGAAGGTTATGTGGTTACTGCAACGGATTATCAGGGCTTAGGTGGTGGAGGACGCCACCAATACGTTGTTGCCTCAACTAATGGAATTGATATGATCAATGCAGCAAGAGCTGCTGCATCTATGAAAGAGCTTGGCGCTGGTAAAAAAACCATTATTTATGGTTGGTCTCAAGGTGGTGGTGCCGTCATTGCGGCAACAAGCATGCCCGAGTATCTTGCTAGAAAGGGAACGGCTGCAGACAATCTTCAGTTAATTGGTGGAATTGCTTTAGCGCCGCAAGATATTGCCATTGTGATGCCTGGAGCAACAGCGGATGAAGCAAGTGCTCAAAAAGCTTTAGGGGGCACGATAGGCATGTTCACCGATAACATATTCAACTTTACTCATATGGCAATGGGTATGTGGGGTACGCAGTCGGCCAATCCTCAGCTAAAGCTAAACGATATCTTTACAGATGAGGGCGTGAATGTACTCAATGAAGTATTTGGTAACAAGTGCATGCATGCTGGCGCTGATACCTTAAATTTCAATTACGGCACAAACTATAAGTCTCTATTGAAAGATCAGATCTCGAATTCTCTGGAGTGGACTAAGGCAATGATTAAGGCAAGCGTTAATCCAGTAGTGCCTACTTCTCCAGTAGTCATTTATTGGGGAACTAAAGACACTACCAATCCTCCAGTGATGGGCAAGTTATATCAAGAGCAGATGTGTAAATTGGGAGGTAACGTGAATCGTGTGCAGTTACCAGGAGAGCAATCTCACTTTACAACGCCAGGATCATCCAAGCCCTTTTATATACAGTGGGTTAAAGATCGTTTAGCTGGTAAACCCGCTGAAAATAATTGTGCCATTGCGGCAACTTTGGGTAGTTAATTATTCGTCTTTGTTGAAATTCAATTATCTAAGGAATCTTTTTTGAAAAATCTGCACATCTTTTTTAGCCGTTTGTTCGTAGTGCTATGTTTGGGTTTATTGAGCATGGGCTACGCGCATGCTCAATTTAGCTCTATTTTTGGCGGTAGCCAAACCAAGGATCAACAAAGAGCGGCGATTCTGAAAACCAACTCAGAAATTCTGGCTAAGTTGTATGCTACCGAGCCAAGGGCAAAATCCTTAATTGAAAAGTCACCTGGATATGCAGTTTTCAGTAACTTTGGAATGAAGATTTTTATCGCGGGTGGTGGCTCTGGTAAGGGGGCTGTATATCAAGCAACCCCAAAAAAGATTACCTATATGGATATGGTTGAGGTGCAGGCAGGCTTGGGCCTTGGTGTTACTTCATTTCAGATGGTGTATGTCTTTCAAACCCAAGAGGCAATGAATGATTTTGTCAATTCTGGATGGACTTTTGGTGGTCAAGCTTCAGCTGCGGCAAAGTATCAGAATCAAGGGGATTCGTATCAGGGTGCTCAGTTAGTTGCCCCTGGAATTTTGGCCTACCAACTGATTGACTCGGGTTTAGCTGTGGATATTACGGCTAAAGGAACTAAATACTATAAAGATAGCGACTTAAACTAAGCATAATTCAAATCTATTCTTTTATTCATTAGGATCATTTTATGAAAACTAAACTATTAAGCCTTACTGCAGCCTTAGCATTAGTTGCTTGCGCTGCTCCAGTGACCCAACAAGAAATCGCACAAGCGAAGTTTCCGCCTCAGCCCAATAAGGCTGCAGTAGATAAGGAAGTTAATACCTATCTTAAGTCAGCCCTTAATAATCCAGACATGGCAACAAAAGAATGCTCGCCACCGCGTAAAGCATGGGCTAGAGCGTTGTCATTTGAAGCACCAAAGTTTGGCTGGATGGTGGTATGTGATGTCAATGCAAAAGAGCGATCTGGTGGTGATGGCCCGATGAAGACCTATATGTTCTTATTTGCTAATGATGGAAACTATACCTATGATGCCGCTTCATTTGGCAGTCTTAGCAACAATGTTCAGTTCTTGGATCTAATGAAGTAACGGAAAGTAACTACAAGTAATTGATCATTGCTACAGTCACTAAAACCACCTTCGGGTGGTTTTTTATTGTCTTGAAAGACTAAAAGACGTTCAGTGTTCAGTAAATAAGCGAACCCTTGCCAGATTCAATGAGTTTTAAGGAGTGCTGCCTTAAGCTTTCAAGGATTTTCAGTAATTTGCTTCTGGTTTCATTATCAAGCGGAGCCTTGGGGTTTGACTGTTCAATGCCCAAGTTTAATTCTTCCAACTCTTTGACATTCTCTTCTGATTGCTTGTTACGAATCCCGGTTAATTGATATGTTTTAAAGTAGAGACCTGCAATATTGACATGTTCATATTCGGGGGTTACGGCGCCAAAACTTTTCGTCATCGGTGTTAGGGCGTATTGGGCTTCACCAATTGTTTTGGCTTTTTTTACCAAATAGTCCATCGCATTTAAGCGGTTTTCAATTTCAAACTCACAAGTCAGAAATTCTTTTTGGGCGATGAGCTTTTGGGCGTAATGATGGCTGGTGGACTGATAGAGGGCAGCCCCGCCACTCAAGAATACTGAAGATAGTAGCCAGAGGCCAAAGTTACTATTAAGTAGGTCAAAGACCTTATTCCAAATGGTTTGTTCAATCTTCAGCACATTTTCTTCGGCCGATTGCGCCTCAGCCTTCAGTTTCTGAGCGATCTCATGCCGATACTTCTCTTCAATCTCAATGAGTCGTTTCTTTTCTTCGCTAAGCATTATTTTTTAAGGTAGTCAGTTTATATATGTCAGGATATACATAAGGTAATACGTCCTATTATTGATTAGGGTTTATACCAATTATTGAAGGAATGTCTCTAGAAAGCAGGTAATTAAGAAGGGGGTAATTTACTTACATCGGATGTATTGTTGGCTGGGGTCTTCATAAAGCTCGCTAACTATATATTGGCGTGAGAGCTTAAATGTATCAATCCATTAAGATTGAGCAAATTCATTATGGGGGGTGTAAATGAAGATTGCTTTTAATCAATCAATCAAGAGTGTTTTCCTATTAACAGTTGTTCTTGTTGGATCTTTTGTGATGACTGCATGTGATAAAAAACCTGCTACTACGGCTAGTACTGCTACTACAGCGACTGCGACCGCCACAGCTGCCCCATTTAAAGCGGAGGTAAAGTACGCCCAGGTTGGGGATGTGAAACTAGCCTATTACATTCGTGGCACAGGTGAGCCCCTACTAATGATTAATGGTTTCCTTTCAACGATGTCCTTATGGGATCCGGCGCTGATTGAAGAGTTGGCAAAAAATTATCAAGTGATTTCTTTTGATAATCGTGGTGTAGGTCTTTCAACCGATACAGCAGAAAATCACACGACAATAGAGCAAATGGCTGATGACGCAGCTGGCTTAGTTCAGGCTTTAGGATTTAAGAAGGTAAATATTTTGGGATGGTCTATGGGTGCTCGTATTGCCCAGCAGTTTCTGATTCGTCATCCTGAACTGATTAATAAAGGCATCCTAGCTGCTGCCAACCCTGGCGGTAGCCATCAGATTCCCGCTTCAAAGGATGTTGAGAGCAAATTAAATAATCCTAATGTTCCTGAGATGGAAAAATTGGGCTTATGTTTCCCAGATAATGCTGCCGGCAAATTGGCTGCAGTTGAGGCCTTGGCTCGCATCAAGTTGGCAGTAGAAAACGGATCTCTTCCGAATGACTTTAAGGTTTCCAAAGAAACTGCAATTCGCCAAGACCGCGCTCGTACTACTTTATGGAGTAACAATCAAAGCAACTTCAAGGATCTGAAGAATATTAAAGTCCCAGTATTGGTTTCAGATGGTCGCTACGATGAGATTGATATTCCTAAAAACTCCCAGTTGATTGCCAACCAGATTCCATATTCATGGTTAGCCTACTATGATGGTGGACATGCATTCTTGTTCCAGCAGCATGCCCGCTATGCTCAAACAATTGATGCCTTTTTGAAATAAATCTTAGAATCAAAAGAAAGGCCCCTTGATTTTTCTGGGGGTCTGTATATAAAGGATCGGTCTGGCCAGCCGATGATGCGATAGTGTTACTAAATTATTAAAACAAAGGATCGAATTATGAGAATGAGTATTTCTTCACTACTTACCCTAGCAGCAGGCCTAGTATTAACAGCCTGTGCTCAACAAACAGAGTTGATACCTACTAATGGCCAATCACCAGAGCGCTATAACCAAGACCGCGGAGCTTGTATAAAAGAGTCCAATAAATTCTACGGTAATAGCGGTGGCGATCCATCAGAGTCTGATGTATTTTTGCAGTGCATGAAGGCGAAGGGTTATCAAGTTAAGCAAAAGTTCTAATCCATTGGTATGTAGTTTGGCTTTAACCGCAATTTCTATTGCTAAAATTTTTAATTTAACCCATTAACAATACTTCAATATCAAGGTCTGATAATGCGCTTTTTACACCAACTGATGATTTCATCTGCTGTCTTGATTGCCCAATCAGCAATCGCAGGCGGTACTGCGGATACTATTTTTTATGGCGGCCCAATAGTTACCGTCAATGCAAAGAATGAAGAGGCGCAAGCTTTAGCCATTCAGAATGGCAAGATTGTTGCCGTTGGTACAAAAGATGCGGTTACTAAAGATTGGCAAGGCAGCACTACAAAGGTCATTGATCTTAAAGGCCAAACTCTCATGCCGGGATTTGTTGAGCCCCATGTTCACATTATCGGCACCACGATTGGCGAAGTATTGGGTTTAAATTTGTCGAACTTTACTTTGCCTTATGACACTTTGGATACCTTGGCTACTAAAATGAAGGCGCACCTTAAAACATTGCAGCCTGGTCAGTGGCTGGTGGGCTTTGGGGTTGACCCTTCGCGTACTCAGCCATTTATGGCCGAATTAAATGCAGATATCTTGGATAAGGTGTCTACTACCGTACCCATTTTTATTGTTAATCAATCTGGTCATATCGCTTATGTGAATCACAAAGCTCTTGAATTGGCTGGCGTGAATGAGAGTGCGCCTAATCCTGGCGGTGGTGGCAAGTACCTCAAGGACTCTAGAGGGAAGTTGACTGGTGTATTGCTCGAAGCGCCTGCATTTTCTGCGTTTATGGCAAAGATGCCTCCGCCCACTCCAGCGCAATTGGCTGGCGGTGTTAAGAAAACTGCGCAAATGATTGCCTCTGCGGGCGTTACTACTTCTGCAGAAATCACCGTGGGTTTTAATTTGGGATTAGAGAATGAAATTAAGCTCTTTAAAGAACTTACAGCAAATGAAGGCCTACCAATTCGGGTGAGAGGGTATTTATATGGTCCCGCCATTCCCGCTGGGTTTAATGCAATTAAGCCTGGAGACGGTGATGACCGTCTTCGATTTGTGGGTGTGAAATATGTTTCTGATGGATCTACTCAGGGTCTCACTGCAGCACTAAATGACCCTTATGCCTATCCTAAGGGTACAAAAAATACCGGTGACTTAGATTACGGCACCGATGATCTCTATAAGCAAATCAAAACTTACTTTGATCAAGGTTGGCAAATTGCTGTGCATGCAAATGGCGATCGTGCCTTAGATCAAACCCTGGGTAATTATGAAAAATTGCTTGCTGGTAATCCTCATCCAGAAGAGCGTCGCTTGCGGATTGAGCACTTCACTATCAATACTCCCGACCATGTGAAAAGAGCAGTAAAACTTGGGGTCATTCCTGGTTTCACGATAGGTCACGTCGATTATTGGGGCGAGGCGTTCCATGATCATATTGTGGGTGCTCAGCGCGCTGATCGTATCGATCCTTCAGCAGACTTTAAAAAAGCGGGTGGACGCTTTGCCTATCACAGTGATTCCCCGGTTTCAAATGTCAGCCCTCTAAACTATATTTCTGAGGGTGCGGGCCGTTTGTGGCAAAAGCCACCACGTAAAGTGTTGGGTCCGGATGAGCGGGTGAGTGTTGATGATGCTATTCGTGCGGTCACTATTAATGCTGCCTATGAAATGTTCTCTGATGACAAAGTGGGTAGCTTGGAGGTTGGTAAACAAGCTGACTTGGTAGTGCTTTCTGCAAATCCTAGAAAAACCCCAGTAGATCAAATTCGTAATATCAAAGTGAAATCCACTTGGATTGACGGTAAGCAGCAATCCTGGCAATAAGCATTACCCTACTTGCCGTCTTAGTTTTGAACAAAACCACCTTCGGGTGGTTTTTTGTTATCCATAATCATGTTTGTCGGTTTATCCGACATCTAATATGCCAAAGCGAATCGAATCAAGACTCTTGAATCTAGCAAAATCCAATAGATACATAAATACTCCATTCAACCAAATGAAAAGGGATCACATTGCTGTGACCCCTACGTGTTGCTGATGGACTAGCAAAATTTAGGCTCGCCACTGACGTGCCATCTTAGTTGGTTGGGGATTGGTAAACCGT
This DNA window, taken from Polynucleobacter sp. MWH-UH25E, encodes the following:
- a CDS encoding amidohydrolase; protein product: MIKKSILSVGKRALFASVAIALLGNASATEFLDPPTMGTPKNITVYVAKKVVTMDPSNPTATAVAVSDGKILSVGSLEDLKSWTDKYPTQINRQFADKVLYPGFVDPHEHPLLGGLTSTSYPLTYFPLPSPWGKPFPGVKDLSAAIAKLKEYSAGISNPNEPLLAWGYDIVAMKKIPNKQLLDEVSTTRPVFVWDSSEHNIFLNSAALKKYITNPDEVKKVIGVGVDPDGSLNGQFLGATASPLIIKYAGKDLFSLEKVAKALMYSNDIAQQAGITTTSELTFGVFDIEAEKKLMQKFTSSDLTSLRIEAIPYAIPFVDKYGDQAVAQVQELQKLNTDRLFYKGIKFINDDAFLANTMKVNNPGYIDGHQGIMFYPTYQDFAKVMQPWWNAGFQIHVHSNGNEGNVEVINALQVLQDEKPRFDHRFTFEHLGMPSTSVVRKMKVLGAIASVNPSYFYDRAGLQVETVGSDRAGYPTRVGQLLREGVPVTLHSDTPVTPPAPLTQAWSVVTRQGLYTGNKKWAPAEAVTPEQAMKMVTIDAAYALGLESKVGSIEPGKFADFTVLAADPVTVPKEKIKDVPVIGTVLGGRYIPVTETKQPRPF
- a CDS encoding alpha-keto acid decarboxylase family protein produces the protein MPSNTLTVAEYVVERLADLGVDQVFGVPGDYTFPFDDAIEASKRVKWVVCANELNAAYAADGYARVNGVSILTTTYGVGELSAINGVMGAKSQRLPVFHLVGAPSTQIQRQGLITHHTLGDGVYNNFRGLSEAACCVSAHLTPDNVIEEMERVIREALRLCAPAYICVPMDLAKMPIIGNPIKGVPLAQIRRVQSDPAALNAAINFILGKVQASKNVVVLPTQFATNYGLTGALLAFLNKSNFPFATTPMDKGVISEAHPSYLGIYNGMSSAPSSVKTLVESADLVLDIGGVVFEDFNTTFWTDSLSSAKLLTIGDQFVRMGNTIFTGVTMGDALLGLTERITSGPKLSNTNSHSVMPLVGTPTDPTSSANLYPRIQRMLKSGDILVVETGTCVLHTTPMFLPDGVGFQTQTLWGSIGWATPAAEGICMANKKGRTILVTGDGSHQLTANEIGVMGRYGLKPIIFVLNNAIYGVENVLSEIGPSYDDLAKWNYAQIPAAMGCGDWFAARVATVAELDAAIEKANTFDGASYIEVMIPASESQPLPLNVQNQIYRTNIPS
- a CDS encoding amidohydrolase, giving the protein MKNLKRYFFISISLFSAHVFANNATVYFNGDILTMEGDKPQYVEAVVVKDGKIAFTGNMKDAMSQAGANPSVQDLKGKTLLPSFIDAWGHFTLIAQNTLSVNLGYFSNKPPHTTQELIGRLKAEAKPLNGWIVGSEYADAFLADGPLTIEQLDKAFPNQPVYVNNISTIVGIVNTEGLKKLGFTKDTKVAQGMLPVDPKTGKLTGVLIGDPNFEATAKVFGKFSRDLTLQTYRNAEKIYLSNGFTTAQSYQTTVEDIQNMRQASVSKKIGIDLVALPTYDVVDKLLATNPKYPFGVYTDGKGGFKVAGMMVPTDGAPQLRLAYFSKSYADTAGFPNGWRGIDAAPQELVDRYAKLAYEKNIQYFGYSNGDAGIDITLSAISKAIRDTGITDDRRTAISHSFFVRNDQLDQYKSNKIIAQFMPNHIWMYGDVYKKILGDERANNMVPLAWAKQKGLQAGIHNDNPSSGPSALFSIWTAVNRQIYDGQTLGADQRTDPYTALRGFTAVPAYMYKEEANKGTITPGKFADLVVLERNPLKVEPMSIKDIQVLETIKDGKQLYVRQ
- a CDS encoding lipase family protein, producing MKKVISAFALGICLGGVSFSVLADPPVAPFYESVMKMAPEGKLGQVIKKEQIKTSIHGAQAWRVAYISSDVNDKKTISTGLIVAPTGPAPKEGRPIMSWGHGTTGTAQNCGPSQVLNPAVPLNEYYLIGGNSWTDYGIPSLQEFISEGYVVTATDYQGLGGGGRHQYVVASTNGIDMINAARAAASMKELGAGKKTIIYGWSQGGGAVIAATSMPEYLARKGTAADNLQLIGGIALAPQDIAIVMPGATADEASAQKALGGTIGMFTDNIFNFTHMAMGMWGTQSANPQLKLNDIFTDEGVNVLNEVFGNKCMHAGADTLNFNYGTNYKSLLKDQISNSLEWTKAMIKASVNPVVPTSPVVIYWGTKDTTNPPVMGKLYQEQMCKLGGNVNRVQLPGEQSHFTTPGSSKPFYIQWVKDRLAGKPAENNCAIAATLGS
- a CDS encoding YSC84-related protein — its product is MKNLHIFFSRLFVVLCLGLLSMGYAHAQFSSIFGGSQTKDQQRAAILKTNSEILAKLYATEPRAKSLIEKSPGYAVFSNFGMKIFIAGGGSGKGAVYQATPKKITYMDMVEVQAGLGLGVTSFQMVYVFQTQEAMNDFVNSGWTFGGQASAAAKYQNQGDSYQGAQLVAPGILAYQLIDSGLAVDITAKGTKYYKDSDLN
- a CDS encoding alpha/beta fold hydrolase; translated protein: MKIAFNQSIKSVFLLTVVLVGSFVMTACDKKPATTASTATTATATATAAPFKAEVKYAQVGDVKLAYYIRGTGEPLLMINGFLSTMSLWDPALIEELAKNYQVISFDNRGVGLSTDTAENHTTIEQMADDAAGLVQALGFKKVNILGWSMGARIAQQFLIRHPELINKGILAAANPGGSHQIPASKDVESKLNNPNVPEMEKLGLCFPDNAAGKLAAVEALARIKLAVENGSLPNDFKVSKETAIRQDRARTTLWSNNQSNFKDLKNIKVPVLVSDGRYDEIDIPKNSQLIANQIPYSWLAYYDGGHAFLFQQHARYAQTIDAFLK